The following coding sequences are from one Clostridioides difficile ATCC 9689 = DSM 1296 window:
- the eutL gene encoding ethanolamine utilization microcompartment protein EutL has product MKNDVIRPNILGIKIISNISPEMAQKLELKSHHKSLGLITADCDDVTYTALDEATKASEVDVVYAKSMYAGAANASTKLAGEVLGIIAGPSPAEVRSGLNAVVDFLEYGATFISANDDDSIAYYAHCVSRTGTYLSEVAGIREGEALAYLVAPPLEAMYALDAAMKAADVKMCELFAPPTETNFGGALLTGSQSACKAACDAFAEAVKSVADNPTGF; this is encoded by the coding sequence ATGAAAAATGATGTAATTCGTCCTAATATACTAGGAATTAAAATAATTTCAAATATAAGTCCAGAAATGGCACAAAAACTAGAATTAAAATCACATCACAAAAGCTTAGGCTTAATAACTGCAGACTGTGATGATGTTACGTATACAGCTCTTGACGAAGCAACTAAAGCTTCAGAAGTTGATGTTGTATATGCAAAATCAATGTATGCAGGTGCTGCAAATGCTTCAACAAAACTTGCTGGTGAAGTATTAGGAATAATAGCAGGTCCAAGCCCAGCAGAAGTAAGAAGTGGTCTAAATGCAGTAGTTGATTTTCTAGAGTATGGAGCAACTTTTATAAGTGCAAATGATGATGATTCAATAGCATACTATGCTCACTGTGTATCAAGAACAGGTACATACCTTTCAGAGGTAGCAGGAATAAGAGAAGGTGAAGCATTAGCTTATTTAGTAGCACCACCACTTGAAGCAATGTATGCACTAGATGCAGCAATGAAAGCTGCAGATGTTAAGATGTGTGAATTATTTGCACCTCCAACTGAAACAAACTTTGGTGGAGCATTACTTACAGGTTCTCAATCGGCTTGTAAAGCAGCATGTGATGCATTTGCAGAAGCAGTAAAATCAGTTGCAGACAATCCAACAGGATTTTAA
- a CDS encoding BMC domain-containing protein produces the protein MDAIGLIEVIGYVAAIEASDACLKSANVNIVRVDKVGAGIVTLTICGDVGAVKAALEAGEIAASRVGTLRTSHIIPRIHNEVTNALFKTKEPKVCEVSEDKEKNFEITLEIADNVSKNLSEKENVILDVNENSGDTENLYSDIDKTNKKIETVDDSLTEANEEKIENTNDKEVLEQVKIENSDFDRDDLSKNSVKKLKAMAKKLDSSITYKDLNVLKKEELINLVKKLSRRDR, from the coding sequence ATGGATGCTATAGGCTTAATAGAAGTAATAGGATATGTTGCTGCAATAGAAGCTTCTGATGCTTGTTTAAAATCTGCAAATGTTAATATTGTAAGAGTTGATAAGGTTGGAGCAGGTATTGTTACTTTAACAATATGTGGAGATGTCGGTGCTGTAAAAGCTGCTTTAGAAGCAGGTGAAATAGCAGCTTCCAGAGTTGGTACATTAAGAACATCACATATTATACCGAGAATCCATAATGAAGTAACAAATGCTTTATTCAAAACTAAAGAACCTAAAGTCTGTGAAGTTTCAGAAGATAAAGAAAAAAACTTTGAGATTACATTGGAAATAGCTGATAATGTATCGAAAAATTTATCAGAAAAAGAAAATGTAATTTTAGATGTCAATGAAAACAGTGGAGATACTGAAAATTTATATAGTGATATAGATAAAACAAACAAAAAAATTGAAACAGTTGATGATAGTTTAACAGAAGCTAATGAGGAAAAAATAGAAAACACTAATGATAAAGAAGTATTGGAACAAGTTAAAATAGAAAATTCCGATTTTGATAGAGATGACCTATCAAAGAACAGTGTAAAAAAACTTAAAGCTATGGCTAAGAAATTAGATTCTTCAATAACTTATAAAGATTTAAATGTTCTTAAAAAAGAAGAATTAATAAACTTAGTTAAAAAGCTTAGTAGAAGGGATAGATAG